Proteins from one Rhizobium sp. CB3090 genomic window:
- a CDS encoding RidA family protein produces the protein MTKREAIFPAGRHALYEEHGYSAAIRSGDLLFVSGQVGSRPDGTPEPDLGHQVRLAFENLKATLEAAGCTFDHIVDITTFHTDPENQFATIMAVKQEIFSSPPYPNWTAVGVNWLAGFDFEIKVIARIPSKA, from the coding sequence ATGACCAAACGCGAGGCAATTTTCCCCGCCGGCAGGCATGCGCTATATGAGGAACACGGCTATTCGGCCGCCATTCGCTCCGGCGACCTCCTGTTCGTGTCAGGGCAAGTCGGCAGCCGTCCGGACGGAACACCGGAACCTGATTTAGGGCACCAGGTCCGCTTGGCGTTCGAAAATCTCAAGGCAACCCTCGAAGCGGCGGGGTGCACGTTCGATCATATCGTCGACATAACGACGTTCCACACAGATCCGGAAAACCAATTCGCAACAATCATGGCCGTCAAACAGGAGATTTTCAGCAGTCCGCCCTATCCGAACTGGACTGCAGTCGGCGTGAATTGGCTCGCCGGCTTCGACTTCGAGATCAAGGTCATCGCCCGTATCCCGTCGAAGGCATGA
- a CDS encoding FAD-binding oxidoreductase, protein MQFKSYWHDTAPRFAKQSAAPLEGHYDVAVIGGGFTGLGAARQLAKAGAKVVVLEAGTVGSGASGRNGGHLNNGIAHSFIAAKEELGVERAKALYRAFDDAVDTVERIVTEEGIDCNFRRAGKLKLASKPAHFDSIARNFEAVHREIDPETALLTADDLKSEIGSTSFHGAMLSKKSAMMHMGRYAVGLAEAAARSGAVIFENAAVTDRKVNGSRHELTTARGKLSADNVFVATGAYTPGIFSYFRRRIVPVGSFIIATRPLTKAEIAATMPGNRTCVTSLNIGNYFRLSPDNRLIFGGRARFSATSDQQSDAKSGEILRAGLAEIFPHLAKIEIDYCWGGLVDMTKDRFPRAGYVDGLWYAMGYSGHGAQMATHMGMMIADAILGKADRNPVKSLEWPAVPGHFGKPWFLPLVGMYYKTLDRFQ, encoded by the coding sequence ATGCAGTTCAAATCCTATTGGCACGACACAGCCCCGCGCTTTGCAAAGCAGAGCGCCGCGCCCCTCGAAGGTCATTATGATGTCGCGGTCATCGGCGGCGGCTTTACCGGACTGGGGGCGGCGCGCCAGCTCGCCAAGGCCGGCGCCAAGGTGGTCGTGCTGGAGGCGGGCACGGTCGGTTCCGGCGCGTCCGGTCGCAATGGCGGTCATCTCAACAACGGCATCGCCCATAGTTTCATCGCAGCGAAGGAAGAGCTGGGAGTGGAGCGGGCGAAGGCGCTTTATCGCGCCTTCGACGATGCCGTCGACACTGTCGAGCGGATCGTCACGGAAGAGGGGATAGACTGCAATTTCCGCCGGGCGGGTAAGCTGAAGCTTGCATCCAAACCGGCACATTTTGACAGCATTGCCCGCAATTTCGAGGCGGTCCATCGCGAGATAGACCCGGAGACGGCATTGTTGACCGCTGACGATCTCAAGTCAGAAATCGGATCGACATCCTTTCACGGCGCCATGCTCTCCAAGAAAAGCGCCATGATGCATATGGGACGCTATGCCGTCGGTCTTGCAGAAGCCGCAGCGCGTAGCGGCGCGGTGATCTTCGAGAATGCCGCCGTGACCGACAGGAAGGTCAATGGTAGCCGGCATGAATTGACGACTGCCCGCGGCAAGCTCTCGGCAGACAACGTCTTTGTGGCAACCGGCGCCTATACTCCCGGCATCTTCAGCTATTTCCGGCGCCGCATCGTGCCCGTCGGCAGCTTCATCATCGCCACGCGTCCGCTGACCAAGGCGGAGATCGCCGCGACCATGCCCGGCAATCGCACCTGCGTCACCTCGCTCAACATCGGCAATTATTTCCGGCTCTCGCCGGACAATCGCCTGATCTTCGGCGGCCGAGCGCGGTTTTCCGCGACGTCGGATCAGCAATCCGACGCCAAGAGCGGCGAGATCCTGCGCGCCGGCCTAGCGGAAATCTTCCCGCATCTCGCCAAAATCGAGATCGACTATTGCTGGGGCGGCTTGGTCGACATGACGAAGGATCGGTTCCCCCGGGCCGGCTACGTCGATGGCCTCTGGTATGCGATGGGCTATTCCGGCCATGGCGCGCAGATGGCGACGCATATGGGCATGATGATCGCCGATGCCATCTTGGGAAAGGCCGACCGCAATCCGGTCAAGAGTCTCGAATGGCCGGCGGTGCCGGGGCATTTCGGCAAGCCCTGGTTCCTGCCGCTGGTCGGCATGTACTACAAGACGCTCGACCGGTTCCAATAG
- a CDS encoding TetR/AcrR family transcriptional regulator has protein sequence MAKRRIDTMEENRAKLIAAARKAFAEKGYSAASMDELTAEVSLTRGALYHNFGDKRGLLAAVVDQIDSEMASQAQEIAAREGDDWKGLLAEGAAYIEMALVPEVQRIVLLDGPAVLGDPSKWPSQSSCFQETKRTVERLIAKEVFKPLDAEAAARLLSGAALNAALWVAASDDPKQVLPKAIETFHALAAGLLMKPA, from the coding sequence ATGGCGAAACGACGTATCGATACGATGGAGGAGAACCGTGCCAAACTGATCGCGGCGGCGCGAAAGGCCTTTGCTGAAAAAGGGTATTCGGCTGCTTCGATGGACGAGCTGACAGCCGAGGTCAGCCTGACGCGCGGGGCGCTCTACCACAATTTCGGCGACAAGCGCGGGCTTCTCGCGGCAGTTGTCGATCAGATCGACTCGGAAATGGCATCGCAGGCCCAAGAGATCGCCGCACGGGAGGGTGACGATTGGAAGGGGCTACTTGCTGAAGGCGCCGCCTATATCGAGATGGCACTGGTTCCGGAAGTTCAACGTATCGTTCTGCTCGACGGACCTGCTGTGTTGGGTGATCCGTCAAAATGGCCCAGCCAGAGCAGTTGCTTTCAGGAAACCAAGCGGACGGTAGAGCGTCTTATCGCCAAAGAGGTTTTCAAGCCTCTCGACGCGGAGGCGGCCGCTCGGCTTCTTAGCGGCGCTGCGCTCAACGCCGCTCTTTGGGTCGCAGCCAGCGACGATCCGAAGCAGGTGCTGCCAAAGGCTATCGAGACCTTCCATGCCTTGGCTGCGGGTCTTCTCATGAAGCCCGCGTGA
- a CDS encoding NAD-dependent succinate-semialdehyde dehydrogenase → MIDLKDQSLFRQQGLIDGLWRNAASSKTVDIIDPATQMVMGTVPDMDGTETRAAIEAARAAFPAWRAKTHAERAQLLEAWHDLMIEHCDDLGLILTTEQGKPLAEARGEIRYGASFVKWFAEEARRINGTTIPSPTRDRRIVVLKEPVGVCGIITPWNFPNAMITRKVAPALAAGCTVVIKPSDFTPYSALALGVLAERAGIPAGVINIVTGLPTEIGNELLRNETVRKISFTGSTRVGALLMRGAADNIKRLSLELGGNAPFIVFDDADLDLAVEGAIASKFRNGGQTCVCSNRILVQDKVYDAFAEKLAARVSAMKVGPGTQAGVDIGPMINAAAIEKIERHVTDAIEKGATIVAKASNLPEGRQYAAPIVLSGATTDMLLASEETFGPVAPLFRFKTDEEAIAIANGTPFGLAAYFYTGSLKRSWAVGEALEFGMVGLNTGAISTEVAPFGGVKQSGLGREGSQHGIEEYLELKTLHIGGLA, encoded by the coding sequence ATGATCGACCTCAAGGACCAGAGCCTGTTTCGCCAGCAAGGCTTGATCGATGGACTCTGGCGCAATGCCGCTTCCAGCAAGACCGTCGACATCATCGATCCGGCGACTCAGATGGTAATGGGCACGGTTCCCGACATGGATGGAACGGAGACCCGCGCTGCCATCGAAGCGGCCCGTGCCGCCTTCCCGGCCTGGCGGGCAAAGACCCATGCCGAGCGGGCGCAACTGCTGGAAGCCTGGCATGATCTGATGATCGAACATTGTGACGATCTCGGGCTGATCCTGACGACCGAGCAGGGAAAACCACTAGCCGAAGCGCGCGGAGAAATCCGCTACGGCGCCTCCTTCGTCAAATGGTTTGCCGAGGAAGCCCGCCGCATCAACGGCACGACCATTCCGTCGCCGACCCGCGATCGGCGCATCGTGGTCCTCAAGGAACCGGTGGGCGTCTGCGGCATCATCACGCCCTGGAATTTCCCCAACGCGATGATCACCCGCAAGGTGGCGCCCGCACTCGCAGCCGGCTGCACAGTCGTCATCAAGCCATCCGACTTTACCCCCTATTCGGCGCTGGCGCTCGGCGTTTTGGCCGAACGGGCCGGCATTCCCGCCGGCGTCATCAACATCGTGACCGGCCTGCCGACCGAGATCGGCAACGAGCTGCTGCGCAACGAAACGGTCCGCAAGATTTCGTTCACCGGCTCGACCCGCGTCGGCGCGCTCCTGATGCGCGGCGCGGCTGACAACATCAAGCGGCTCAGCCTCGAACTCGGCGGCAACGCGCCTTTCATTGTCTTTGATGATGCTGATCTCGATCTCGCCGTCGAAGGCGCCATCGCCTCCAAATTCCGCAATGGCGGCCAGACCTGCGTCTGCTCCAACCGCATTCTGGTGCAGGACAAGGTCTACGATGCCTTTGCCGAGAAACTGGCGGCCCGCGTTTCCGCCATGAAGGTCGGTCCGGGCACACAGGCGGGCGTCGATATCGGCCCGATGATCAATGCCGCCGCCATCGAAAAGATCGAGCGCCATGTCACTGACGCCATCGAAAAAGGCGCGACGATCGTTGCGAAGGCTTCGAACCTGCCGGAAGGCCGGCAATATGCCGCTCCCATCGTCCTGTCGGGCGCAACAACGGACATGCTTCTTGCCAGCGAAGAAACCTTCGGACCAGTCGCACCGCTCTTCCGCTTCAAGACCGACGAGGAGGCGATCGCCATTGCCAACGGCACACCCTTCGGGCTCGCGGCTTATTTTTATACCGGAAGCCTCAAGCGCTCCTGGGCCGTCGGCGAAGCACTGGAATTCGGCATGGTGGGCCTGAACACCGGCGCGATCTCCACCGAAGTCGCGCCGTTCGGCGGCGTCAAGCAATCCGGACTTGGCCGTGAAGGGTCCCAACATGGTATCGAGGAATATCTCGAACTGAAGACCCTCCACATCGGCGGGCTCGCCTGA
- a CDS encoding tartrate dehydrogenase, protein MKTYRIALIPGDGIGKDVTAAAWQVLEKVAGKAGFKLQPTSFPWSCAYYKETGAMMPPDGIATLRKFDAILLGAVGWPTEVPDSVSLHGLLLPIRKAFEQYANIRPHRLLPGVEGPLKARDFDILCIRENTEGEYSGAGGRVHQGTANEVAVETSIFTRAGVERILRFGFEQARARRGKLASVTKSNAQKYSMVFWDEITARLAAEYPDVTVTSYHIDAMAARMVMAPESLDVVVASNLFGDILTDLGAAIQGGLGFAASANLNPNRTAPSMFEPVHGSAPDIAHLGIANPIAAIWSAAMMLDHLGEKTAADAILHAIAAATETGIGTVPGKDKTDTITDAVLHALA, encoded by the coding sequence ATGAAGACCTATAGGATCGCTCTCATACCCGGCGACGGCATCGGCAAGGACGTCACCGCCGCTGCGTGGCAGGTACTGGAAAAAGTGGCTGGAAAGGCGGGCTTCAAGCTGCAGCCGACCAGCTTTCCCTGGTCCTGCGCCTACTACAAGGAAACGGGTGCGATGATGCCCCCCGACGGCATTGCGACCTTGCGCAAATTCGACGCCATCCTGCTCGGTGCGGTTGGCTGGCCAACCGAGGTGCCCGATTCCGTTTCGCTCCACGGCCTGCTTCTGCCGATCCGCAAGGCCTTCGAACAATATGCCAATATCCGGCCGCATAGGCTGCTGCCGGGCGTCGAAGGGCCGCTGAAGGCGCGCGACTTCGATATCCTCTGCATTCGCGAAAACACCGAGGGCGAATATTCCGGCGCCGGCGGACGGGTGCACCAGGGCACGGCAAACGAGGTCGCCGTCGAGACCTCGATCTTCACCAGGGCGGGCGTGGAACGCATCCTGCGCTTCGGCTTCGAACAGGCCCGTGCGCGCCGCGGAAAGCTCGCCTCCGTCACCAAGTCGAATGCGCAGAAATATTCCATGGTGTTCTGGGATGAGATCACCGCACGGCTTGCTGCCGAATATCCCGATGTCACCGTGACGAGCTATCACATCGATGCCATGGCGGCACGCATGGTCATGGCGCCGGAAAGCCTCGACGTTGTCGTCGCCTCCAATCTTTTCGGCGATATCCTGACCGACCTCGGGGCCGCCATCCAGGGCGGGCTCGGCTTTGCCGCTTCCGCCAATCTCAACCCGAACCGCACTGCGCCGTCAATGTTCGAACCCGTGCATGGTTCCGCGCCCGATATCGCCCATCTAGGTATCGCCAATCCAATCGCCGCGATCTGGTCAGCCGCCATGATGTTGGATCATCTCGGTGAAAAGACTGCTGCGGATGCGATTCTCCATGCTATTGCCGCAGCAACCGAGACCGGTATCGGCACGGTGCCCGGCAAGGACAAGACCGACACCATCACTGATGCCGTGCTGCACGCACTCGCCTGA